The genomic window TACCACAAGCCGTTCTTCATCGGTCGCGATGCGCTGCTGGCGCGAATGCAGCAGCAAACCCGGCGGTTGATCTGCTTTCGGGTGGAGCGCCGGGGCGTGCGCCGACCCCAATTTGGCGATCCGATCGTCGTTGGAAATGTCGTCGTCGGGCAGGTGACAAGCTGCTCGATCGATGGCGAGCGCTATCTGGTGGGCCAGGCGCTCGTCGAGCAGCCATACACCACGCCCGGCGCGCAGATTGGCATTCTACCGCTGGGCGATCGTCCGCTTGCGGAGAAGCAGGCGTGGAGCGTCGAGCGCGCGTCGCCAGTCGAGGCGAGAGTGCTGCCCCGCTTTCTTCAGCCGAAGGGCACGCGGGCGGCACACGCCGATGCTCGCGTGAGCCAGTACCGGCTCAGCGAAGCGGGACAGGGCGCTGACTGATGCTCAGGGTAACGGAGTGAGGCTACTGGGGCACGTTCACGATCCAGCTTGTCTCGCCGAAGGGCTGCTGCAACAGCGTGATCCGCAGCGTAATCGCGTTGGCGCGCACCGACTGGGGCACCACGACCACCGCGCTGGCTTTGGCTCCGGGCTGGACCTCAAGCTGACCAAGCGGCTCTGAGCGCTGCGGATCGATCAGATATTCCATCTGGTTGTCGGTGATGGCGATATTCTCAGGAACCAGCGCCATCTTCACCGCGATCCGACGGCGATTCTCGACGACCCAGTTGAGCTGGATCTGGCCGTTGTTGAAATCGACCGTCTCCAGCGTGACCAGCACATCGGCGCTCTCGGCGTCGGTGCGCAGCCATTTTTGCTGGCGCAGATCCCAGCGCCGACCGTGCTGCTGATGTACTTCGGCCACGCCGTTGTTGATATTCTCGCCGATGCCAAACTCAGGGATCGTCGGGACCGGCGCGACGGTGGGCGCGCCCGCTCGTCCAGTTTCGGGCGCGATCATCTGCGGAAAGTTCGACAGCATCAGCATCAGCGTCGCCAGCACGAATACCGTCAGCGCGCGGCCCTGCCAGCTATTGAACTGCTGCACGAGCGCAGCCCACCACGCCTGGAAGCCAGCCTCAGGCGTGCGGGCGCTCTGCTCGTGGGACGTGGGCGGCAGGACCGACGGCGTCGGCTCCGAGGGCGTTTGCGTCCAGTCGGGCATCACGCCCGCGATCAGATCGTTGAGCTCCTGCCACGGCTCGCAGTGGAGCAGCCTGGGAATCCGCAGCAGCTCCTCATCGGTCAGCTCGATGCCGTTTGATCGCTCCGTCAGCAAAAAGGTCGGCAGCTCGTCGAGGCCCTTGACCTGAACCTTCCAGTCGAGGTCGATCTGCGATCCCTCTTCGATCATCGGCACGATCACGATCACCCGTTTGGCCGCGCGGAAATCGACATCGTTCGCTTTTTGCGCCGAGACGATCTCGGTTTTGTGGTCGTTGAGGAAGTTGGTGAAGCTGTAGAAGTACGAGACGACCTGATTGTACGGGTTTTTGCGCCCCGGATTGAGCTGTTTGGTCGAGCCGTTCTTGCTGACGACCTTCCACGGCCCGTTCACCGAGCCAAAGACCTGGCCGTCGCAGTGCTTCAGCTCAAGGATAAAGATCGCGTCGGGCTTGAGAATAACAAGGTCGATCGTGCGGCCACCAACGCTGAAGTTGGCGACCATCACATACAGCCCTTCAAGGCGATCGAGTCCATTCGCGAGCGCGATGATCGCCTTACGCTCGTTTGGATTGTCCGGCTTTTCGCCGATCCAGACCTGGACTGCCACGACGTTACTCCCAAGCTGTCTTGCCGAAGCGAGAGGAAACCCCTCAGCTCATGGTACCCGATCACGACGATCCGTGTCAGGATCATCCTGACCGGCTCGTGCTCAACCCGTAAGTACTACGCAATCGCGTTACTTGCGTCGTCCTCCGCTGCGCGCTCTGGGGGTAGCGCTGCTACGTCCGCCTTTGTTCGTCGCGTAGGTCGTGGTGGACGCCGCCGCCTTAGTGCCATTGCCATCATGTCGGGCAGCACGGGGCCGTTCGTTGACGCTTTCCAGTAGTGCCGTCGTATCTTCCAGTGCGAGCGTCCGCCGCAGCTCGATCACCTGATCGCGGAGCAGCGCCGCCTTCTCGAACTCAAGGTTCTTGGCAGCGTCTTTCATCTGCTTCTCAAGCTCCTTGATCATCTTGAGCAGCTCATCCTTCGGGATGGCGATCTCGCCCGCGCTGCCGACGATGTAGGGCGCTTGCGCTTCCGCTACCTGCTTGATCTGGCTGGTCAGATCGCGGATCTGCTTAACAATACCACGTGGCTCGATATTATGCTGCACATTGTATGCCATTTGGACGTCGCGGCGGCGCTGCGTTTCTTTGATCGCGGCGTCCATCGAGCGCGTGACTGTATCGGCATACATGATCACGGTGCCCTCGACATGCCGCGCCGCCCGCCCGATCGTCTGGATCAGCGACGAGGCCGAGCGCAGGTAGCCTTCTTTGTCGGCGTCGAGGATCGCCACCAGCGAGACTTCGG from Herpetosiphonaceae bacterium includes these protein-coding regions:
- a CDS encoding nuclease-related domain-containing protein, whose amino-acid sequence is MAVQVWIGEKPDNPNERKAIIALANGLDRLEGLYVMVANFSVGGRTIDLVILKPDAIFILELKHCDGQVFGSVNGPWKVVSKNGSTKQLNPGRKNPYNQVVSYFYSFTNFLNDHKTEIVSAQKANDVDFRAAKRVIVIVPMIEEGSQIDLDWKVQVKGLDELPTFLLTERSNGIELTDEELLRIPRLLHCEPWQELNDLIAGVMPDWTQTPSEPTPSVLPPTSHEQSARTPEAGFQAWWAALVQQFNSWQGRALTVFVLATLMLMLSNFPQMIAPETGRAGAPTVAPVPTIPEFGIGENINNGVAEVHQQHGRRWDLRQQKWLRTDAESADVLVTLETVDFNNGQIQLNWVVENRRRIAVKMALVPENIAITDNQMEYLIDPQRSEPLGQLEVQPGAKASAVVVVPQSVRANAITLRITLLQQPFGETSWIVNVPQ